One stretch of Kogia breviceps isolate mKogBre1 chromosome 18, mKogBre1 haplotype 1, whole genome shotgun sequence DNA includes these proteins:
- the PSMD8 gene encoding 26S proteasome non-ATPase regulatory subunit 8 isoform X2: protein MFLKSRAPRAPPRELLNANPGRRRRAVAAPPPALGSTSRPHFRRARRSRRRCRKSGERFAASRKMAAAAVNGVAGVSSSGPAAASGAVLQAAAGMYEQLKGEWNRKSPNLSKCGEELGRLKLVLLELNFLPTTGTKLTKQQLILARDILEIGAQWSILRKDIPSFERYMAQLKCYYFDYKEQLPESAYMHQLLGLNLLFLLSQNRVAEFHTELERLPAKDIQTNVYIKHPVSLEQYLMEGSYNKVFLAKGNIPAESYTFFIDILLDTISEGGSWASTTTTALPASSRSQKIPPSPPRSWPNRSSSMPGSWR from the exons ATGTTTCTTAAGAGCCGGGCTCCGAGGGCACCTCCCCGAGAGCTACTGAATGCTAACCCCGGCAGGCGGAGGCGGGCAGTCGCAGCCCCGCCCCCGGCTTTGGGCTCCACCTCTCGGCCCCACTTCCGCCGGGCGAGGCGCAGTAGGCGTCGCTGCCGTAAATCGGGCGAGCGGTTTGCCGCATCACGGAAGATGGCGGCCGCGGCGGTGAACGGGGTGGCGGGAGTCTCGAGCTCGGGGCCTGCGGCGGCCTCGGGCGCAGTCCTGCAGGCCGCGGCCGGCATGTACGAGCAACTCAAGGGCGAATGGAACCGTAAAAGCCCCAATCTTAGCAAGTGCGGGGAAGAGCTCGGCCGTCTCAAG CTGGTTCTTTTGGAGCTCAACTTCCTGCCAACGACAGGGACCAAACTGACCAAACAGCAGCTCATTCTGGCCC GTGACATACTGGAGATCGGGGCCCAGTGGAGTATCCTACGCAAGGACATTCCCTCCTTCGAGCGGTACATGGCCCAGCTCAAATGCTATTACTTCGATTACAA GGAGCAGCTCCCGGAGTCAGCCTACATGCATCAGCTCTTGGGCCTCAACCTCCTCTTCCTGCTGTCCCAGAACCGGGTGGCTGAGTTCCACACAGAGTTGGAGCGGCTGCCTGCCAAGGACATCCAGACCAATGTATACATCAAGCATCCGGTGTCCCTCGAGCAA TACCTGATGGAGGGCAGCTACAACAAGGTGTTCCTGGCCAAAGGCAACATCCCTGCTGAGAGCTATACCTTCTTCATCGACATCTTGCTTGACACTATCAG CGAGGGTGGGTCCTGGGCCTCAACAACTACTACAGCTTTGCCAGCCAGCAGCAGAAGCCAGAAGATACCACCATCCCCTCCACGGAGCTGGCCAAACAGGTCATCGAGTATGCCCGGCAGCTGGAGATGA
- the GGN gene encoding gametogenetin, with amino-acid sequence MGNVQWEPSAGGGSRKEQASDRSSDSRRTSLVEPEGTPSSPAMRLARGLGVWFPGSSASPGLLVPPAPQASPSPLSLTLELPSPVTPPSEEATAAAVSTPPPPPVGTLLPAPSKWRKRTGTAVPRIRGLLEASHRGRGVPPNLRPLPPPPRQLTGEDPDPVPKAPSPTPPPLESRKPPLPTLSNPQPPERRSTPALATSAATPTESQARHSSEGQTAGGARRGAPPQAGEGEMAQPVASEPGLSLLCKVTFKSGPQLSPAAASSSLAAKASLGGGGGRGLFAAAASGAISYAEVLKQGPLAPGASRPSGEVPRGTQEAEGGDGDGEGCSGPPSAPASHARTLTPSPYTTFPGSKPKFDWVSPPDGPERQFRFNGAGGGVGAPRRRAVALSRPRASPPPPLGQMHPAPGPRRSAPAFLAPPVFIFPVPTNGKTVRPGPPSPQELPPPPPPPPTPLPTPQPPVLQPTPVPVALPPTPSPGHLESAVAPAPAPALPLALAADQATGPALPPAPAATVAEPSPPAPARVKVRTRRNKGPRAARAAPREDGAPGDGPRECTATTVTDSGGGGGGGSGAPPAGTVNSTAACHWPPFQVLNSCPFKCYCRHQPRHRHLPRNVSAWLSTSTNHLSEPPWVTTIKLAGSLVAGLEHYDLQATHSN; translated from the exons ATGGGGAACGTGCAGTGGGAGCCGTCCGCGGGCGGGGGCTCCCGAAAAGAGCAGGCCTCGGACCGGTCCTCCGACTCCCGCCGTACATCACTGGTGGAGCCCGAGGGGACCCCCTCCTCCCCGGCCATGCGCCTGGCTCGCGGACTGGGCGTCTGGTTCCCTGGCAGCTCTGCGTCCCCGGGACTCCTGGTACCCCCGGCGCCCCAGGCCTCACCCTCACCCCTGTCCCTGACCTTAGAACTGCCCTCGCCAGTGACGCCCCCTTCAGAGGAGGCGACTGCGGCCGCGGTCTCcacaccacccccgccccccgtggGGACCCTGCTGCCTGCGCCGTCTAAGTGGCGAAAACGCACGGGCACTGCGGTGCCCCGGATCCGCGGTCTGCTGGAAGCGAGCCATCGCGGCCGGGGCGTCCCTCCCAACCTCCGCCCACTGCCGCCGCCGCCCCGACAACTAACCGGAGAGGACCCCGACCCTGTCCCGAAGGCTCCATCCCCCACTCCGCCGCCCTTGGAGTCGCGGAAGCCGCCACTACCGACACTTTCCAACCCGCAGCCCCCGGAACGCAGAAGCACTCCTGCTCTGGCCACATCCGCCGCAACCCCTACAGAAAGCCAGGCCAGGCACAGTAGCGAGGGCCAGACGGCCGGCGGAGCCCGCAGAGGGGCACCTCCCCAAGCAGGCGAGGGAGAAATGGCCCAGCCTGTGGCCTCCGAGCCCGGCCTGAGTCTGTTGTGTAAAGTCACCTTCAAGTCGGGGCCCCAGCTGTCCCCTGCGGCAGCGTCGAGTTCCTTAGCGGCCAAAGCCTCCCTCGGGGGCGGCGGCGGAAGAGGACTcttcgccgccgccgcctcgggCGCCATCTCCTACGCTGAGGTCCTGAAGCAGGGGCCCCTGGCTCCTGGGGCTTCTCGCCCCTCGGGAGAGGTCCCTCGGGGAACTCAGGAAGCAGAGGGCGGTGATGGAGACGGCGAGGGGTGTTCTGGACCACCCTCGGCGCCTGCGTCCCACGCCCGGACCCTTACTCCTTCACCCTACACCACCTTCCCAGGCTCGAAGCCCAAATTTGACTGGGTGAGCCCCCCTGATGGCCCTGAACGCCAATTTCGCTTCAATGGAGCTGGCGGAGGCGTCGGGGCTCCCCGACGGCGCGCAGTAGCGCTCTCAAGGCCCAGGGCCTCCCCGCCGCCTCCGCTAGGGCAGATGCATCCAGCTCCCGGGCCCCGGAGGTCCGCACCCGCCTTCCTGGCGCCGCCTGTGTTCATCTTCCCGGTGCCCACCAATGGCAAGACTGTGCGCCCCGGGCCTCCCAGCCCGCAGGagttgccgccgccgccgccgccgccgcccacgCCACTACCCACGCCGCAGCCGCCCGTGCTCCAGCCAACGCCGGTGCCCGTGGCGCTCCCGCCCACCCCAAGCCCTGGCCACTTGGAGTCGGCCGTGGCTCCCGCCCCGGCTCCCGCTCTGCCCCTCGCCTTGGCCGCTGACCAGGCCACAGGCCCGGCCCTACCCCCGGCTCCAGCTGCCACCGTGGCTGAGCCATCGCCACCTGCGCCCGCGCGCGTCAAGGTCCGCACGCGCCGGAACAAGGGTCCCCGCGCAGCCCGGGCCGCTCCGCGTGAGGATGGCGCGCCTGGAGATGGTCCTCGCGAATGTACTGCAACTACTGTGACTGACAGCGGTGGTGGAGGGGGTGGTGGCAGCGGGGCTCCCCCAGCGGGGACGGTTAACTCGACCGCCGCGTGCCACTGGCCACCCTTCCAGGTGCTTAACTCTTGTCCCTTCAAGTGTTACTGCCGCCACCAGCCACGCCATCGCCACCTGCCACGCAACGTGTCTGCCTG GCTGAGCACGTCCACCAACCACCTGAGTGAGCCACCCTGGGTCACCACCATCAAGTTGGCCGGCTCCCTCGTAGCTGGGCTGGAGCACTACGACTTGCAGGCTACCCATTCCAACTGA
- the PSMD8 gene encoding 26S proteasome non-ATPase regulatory subunit 8 isoform X1, protein MFLKSRAPRAPPRELLNANPGRRRRAVAAPPPALGSTSRPHFRRARRSRRRCRKSGERFAASRKMAAAAVNGVAGVSSSGPAAASGAVLQAAAGMYEQLKGEWNRKSPNLSKCGEELGRLKLVLLELNFLPTTGTKLTKQQLILARDILEIGAQWSILRKDIPSFERYMAQLKCYYFDYKEQLPESAYMHQLLGLNLLFLLSQNRVAEFHTELERLPAKDIQTNVYIKHPVSLEQYLMEGSYNKVFLAKGNIPAESYTFFIDILLDTIRDEIAGCIEKAYEKILFTEATRILFFNTPKKMTDYAKKRGWVLGLNNYYSFASQQQKPEDTTIPSTELAKQVIEYARQLEMIV, encoded by the exons ATGTTTCTTAAGAGCCGGGCTCCGAGGGCACCTCCCCGAGAGCTACTGAATGCTAACCCCGGCAGGCGGAGGCGGGCAGTCGCAGCCCCGCCCCCGGCTTTGGGCTCCACCTCTCGGCCCCACTTCCGCCGGGCGAGGCGCAGTAGGCGTCGCTGCCGTAAATCGGGCGAGCGGTTTGCCGCATCACGGAAGATGGCGGCCGCGGCGGTGAACGGGGTGGCGGGAGTCTCGAGCTCGGGGCCTGCGGCGGCCTCGGGCGCAGTCCTGCAGGCCGCGGCCGGCATGTACGAGCAACTCAAGGGCGAATGGAACCGTAAAAGCCCCAATCTTAGCAAGTGCGGGGAAGAGCTCGGCCGTCTCAAG CTGGTTCTTTTGGAGCTCAACTTCCTGCCAACGACAGGGACCAAACTGACCAAACAGCAGCTCATTCTGGCCC GTGACATACTGGAGATCGGGGCCCAGTGGAGTATCCTACGCAAGGACATTCCCTCCTTCGAGCGGTACATGGCCCAGCTCAAATGCTATTACTTCGATTACAA GGAGCAGCTCCCGGAGTCAGCCTACATGCATCAGCTCTTGGGCCTCAACCTCCTCTTCCTGCTGTCCCAGAACCGGGTGGCTGAGTTCCACACAGAGTTGGAGCGGCTGCCTGCCAAGGACATCCAGACCAATGTATACATCAAGCATCCGGTGTCCCTCGAGCAA TACCTGATGGAGGGCAGCTACAACAAGGTGTTCCTGGCCAAAGGCAACATCCCTGCTGAGAGCTATACCTTCTTCATCGACATCTTGCTTGACACTATCAG GGATGAGATTGCTGGGTGCATCGAGAAGGCCTATGAAAAAATCCTCTTCACTGAGGCCACCCGGATCCTATTCTTCAACACACCCAAAAAGATGACAGACTACGCCAAGAAG CGAGGGTGGGTCCTGGGCCTCAACAACTACTACAGCTTTGCCAGCCAGCAGCAGAAGCCAGAAGATACCACCATCCCCTCCACGGAGCTGGCCAAACAGGTCATCGAGTATGCCCGGCAGCTGGAGATGATCGTCTGA